A window of the Streptomyces finlayi genome harbors these coding sequences:
- a CDS encoding CTP synthase, with translation MQPTSTTTKHIFVTGGVASSLGKGLTASSLGALLKARGLRVTMQKLDPYLNVDPGTMNPFQHGEVFVTNDGAETDLDIGHYERFLDVDLDGSANVTTGQVYSQVIAKERRGEYLGDTVQVIPHITNEIKHRIRRMATDDVDVVITEVGGTVGDIESLPFLETVRQVRHEVGRDNVFVVHISLLPYIGPSGELKTKPTQHSVAALRNIGIQPDAIVLRADREVPTAIKRKISLMCDVDETAVVACPDARSIYDIPKVLHTEGLDAYVVRKLDLPFRDVDWTTWDDLLDRVHNPDHEITVALVGKYIDLPDAYLSVTEAIRAGGFANRARVQVKWVASDDCKTPAGAAKQLADVDAICVPGGFGDRGVNGKIGAIQYARENKVPLLGLCLGLQCIVIEAARNLAEIPDANSTEFDAATSHPVISTMEEQLAYVEGAGDLGGTMRLGLYPAKLAEGSVVREAYADQPYVEERHRHRYEVNNSYRAELEKKAGLVFSGTSPDNKLVEFVEYPREVHPYLVATQAHPELTSRPTRPHPLFAGLVKAAVERKTAK, from the coding sequence ATGCAGCCCACATCCACGACGACCAAGCACATCTTCGTCACCGGGGGTGTCGCCTCCTCCCTCGGCAAGGGTCTGACTGCCTCCAGCCTGGGTGCACTGCTCAAGGCACGGGGCCTGCGGGTCACCATGCAGAAGCTCGACCCCTATCTCAATGTCGACCCGGGCACGATGAACCCCTTCCAGCACGGCGAGGTGTTCGTCACCAACGACGGCGCCGAGACCGACCTGGACATCGGCCACTACGAGCGCTTCCTCGACGTCGACCTCGACGGCTCGGCCAACGTCACGACCGGCCAGGTCTACTCGCAGGTCATCGCCAAGGAGCGGCGGGGTGAGTACCTCGGCGACACCGTCCAGGTCATCCCGCACATCACCAACGAGATCAAGCACCGCATCCGCCGCATGGCGACCGACGACGTCGACGTCGTCATCACCGAGGTCGGCGGCACGGTCGGTGACATCGAGTCGCTGCCGTTCCTGGAGACCGTCCGCCAGGTCCGCCACGAGGTCGGCCGGGACAACGTCTTCGTCGTCCACATCTCGCTGCTGCCCTACATCGGGCCGTCCGGCGAGCTGAAGACGAAGCCCACCCAGCACTCCGTCGCGGCCCTGCGCAACATCGGTATCCAGCCGGACGCCATCGTGCTGCGCGCCGACCGCGAGGTCCCGACCGCCATCAAGCGCAAGATCTCGCTGATGTGCGACGTCGACGAGACCGCCGTGGTGGCCTGCCCCGACGCCCGTTCCATCTACGACATCCCCAAGGTGCTCCACACCGAGGGCCTGGACGCCTATGTCGTGCGCAAGCTCGACCTGCCGTTCCGCGATGTCGACTGGACGACGTGGGACGACCTGCTGGACCGTGTCCACAACCCCGACCACGAGATCACCGTCGCACTGGTCGGCAAGTACATCGACCTGCCCGACGCGTACCTCTCCGTCACCGAGGCCATCCGGGCCGGCGGTTTCGCCAACAGGGCCCGCGTCCAGGTCAAGTGGGTCGCGTCCGACGACTGCAAGACCCCGGCCGGTGCCGCGAAGCAGCTCGCCGACGTCGACGCGATCTGCGTCCCCGGCGGCTTCGGTGACCGCGGTGTCAACGGCAAGATCGGCGCCATCCAGTACGCCCGTGAGAACAAGGTGCCGTTGCTCGGCCTCTGCCTCGGTCTCCAGTGCATCGTGATCGAGGCGGCGCGCAACCTCGCCGAGATCCCCGACGCCAACTCCACCGAGTTCGACGCCGCCACCTCCCACCCCGTCATCTCGACGATGGAGGAGCAGCTCGCTTACGTCGAGGGCGCGGGTGACCTGGGCGGCACCATGCGCCTGGGCCTGTACCCGGCGAAGCTCGCCGAGGGTTCCGTCGTCCGTGAGGCGTACGCCGACCAGCCCTACGTGGAGGAGCGTCACCGCCACCGCTACGAGGTCAACAACTCCTACCGCGCCGAGCTGGAGAAGAAGGCCGGTCTGGTCTTCTCCGGAACCTCCCCGGACAACAAGCTCGTCGAGTTCGTCGAGTACCCGCGCGAGGTCCACCCCTACCTGGTCGCCACTCAGGCGCACCCGGAGCTCACCTCCCGCCCGACCCGCCCGCACCCGCTCTTCGCGGGCCTGGTGAAGGCGGCCGTGGAGCGCAAGACGGCCAAGTAG
- a CDS encoding glycoside hydrolase family 15 protein yields the protein MAGRIEDYALIGDMQTAALVCRDGTADWLCLPRFDSHAVFAGLLGTEEHGFWRLAPTTGAETTPPHADRRRYRGDSLILESEWDTPRGTVRVTDFMPPRDGAPQLIRIVEGVSGRVPMRSELRMRFSYGRVTPWVHKVDGRTVAVAGPDSVWLDTPAETYGKNLTTYSDFTVGPGDRVALTISWQPSHREPPALPDPEGSLEATELFWREWVDQCTYHGPYREAVVRSLITLKALTYAPTGGIVAAPTTSLPEEIGGVRNWDYRYTWLRDAAITLSSLLRTGYREEARAWREWLLRAVAGDPENLQIMYGIAGERELGEAELDWLPGYENSGPVRVGNGAAGQLQLDVYGEVTEALHLAHMTGLTRNDYAVGLQLKLIEYLEKHWDEPDEGIWEVRGPRRHFVHSKVMAWVAVDRTIKLIESGDTDGPLERWRDLRDEIHRAVCERGYDPERNTFTQSYGSKELDASLLLIPQMGFLPPDDKRVIGTIEAIQRELSTEDGFVLRYPTAGANAGVDGLEGDEGAFLACSFWLADDLAMIGRVDEARRLFEKLLSLRNDLGLLAEEWDSRLQRQVGNFPQAFSHVPLIDTALRLTASGAYVG from the coding sequence GTGGCCGGGCGCATCGAGGATTACGCACTCATCGGAGACATGCAGACCGCTGCCCTGGTCTGCCGGGACGGCACAGCCGACTGGCTGTGCCTTCCCCGCTTCGATTCACACGCCGTCTTCGCAGGACTGCTGGGCACGGAGGAGCACGGCTTCTGGCGTCTGGCTCCGACGACCGGCGCGGAGACGACACCGCCCCACGCGGACCGTCGCCGCTACCGAGGGGACTCCCTCATCCTGGAATCGGAGTGGGACACGCCGCGCGGCACCGTCCGCGTGACCGATTTCATGCCACCACGTGACGGCGCGCCGCAGCTGATCCGGATCGTGGAGGGGGTGAGCGGCCGGGTGCCGATGCGCTCGGAACTGCGCATGCGGTTCAGCTACGGCCGGGTCACACCCTGGGTGCACAAGGTCGACGGACGTACGGTCGCCGTCGCCGGTCCCGACTCCGTCTGGCTGGACACCCCGGCCGAGACCTACGGCAAGAACCTGACGACGTACTCCGACTTCACCGTGGGACCGGGTGACCGGGTCGCGCTCACGATCAGCTGGCAGCCCTCGCACCGCGAGCCCCCCGCTCTCCCCGACCCGGAGGGGTCGCTGGAGGCGACGGAGCTCTTCTGGCGCGAATGGGTCGACCAGTGCACGTACCACGGGCCCTACCGGGAGGCCGTGGTCCGCTCCCTGATCACGCTCAAGGCTCTGACGTACGCGCCGACCGGCGGCATCGTGGCGGCCCCGACGACCTCCCTGCCGGAGGAGATCGGGGGCGTACGGAACTGGGACTACCGCTACACCTGGCTGCGTGACGCGGCGATCACCCTGTCCTCGCTGCTGCGCACCGGCTACCGCGAGGAGGCCCGGGCCTGGCGCGAATGGCTGCTGCGGGCCGTCGCGGGCGACCCGGAGAACCTGCAGATCATGTACGGGATCGCGGGCGAGCGGGAGCTGGGCGAGGCGGAGCTGGACTGGCTGCCCGGTTACGAGAACTCCGGCCCGGTCCGCGTCGGCAACGGCGCGGCGGGTCAGCTCCAGCTCGACGTGTACGGCGAGGTCACCGAGGCGCTGCACCTGGCGCACATGACGGGCCTGACCCGCAACGACTACGCGGTGGGGCTCCAGCTCAAGCTGATCGAGTACCTGGAGAAGCACTGGGACGAGCCCGACGAGGGCATCTGGGAGGTGCGCGGCCCGCGCCGCCACTTCGTGCACTCCAAGGTGATGGCCTGGGTCGCGGTCGACCGCACGATCAAGCTGATCGAGTCCGGGGACACCGACGGGCCGCTGGAGCGCTGGCGTGACCTGCGCGACGAGATCCACCGCGCCGTCTGCGAGCGGGGCTACGACCCCGAGCGCAACACCTTCACGCAGTCCTACGGCTCGAAGGAACTGGACGCGTCCCTTCTGCTCATCCCGCAGATGGGTTTCCTGCCTCCGGACGACAAGCGGGTCATCGGCACGATCGAGGCGATCCAGCGCGAACTGTCCACGGAGGACGGTTTCGTCCTGCGCTACCCGACGGCGGGCGCGAACGCGGGTGTGGACGGCCTGGAGGGCGACGAGGGCGCGTTCCTGGCGTGTTCGTTCTGGCTGGCGGACGACCTGGCCATGATCGGGCGGGTCGACGAGGCACGCAGGCTCTTCGAGAAGCTGCTCTCGCTCCGCAACGACCTGGGGCTGCTAGCCGAGGAGTGGGACTCGCGTCTCCAGCGCCAGGTGGGCAACTTCCCGCAGGCGTTCAGTCACGTGCCGCTGATCGACACGGCCCTGCGGCTGACGGCGAGCGGGGCGTACGTCGGCTGA